The sequence tgtAAGTCTACTACTGAGTACTTAAAACTAACCAAAGAAAGTGTTGCTTAATAAAGATTTTTGAAGACTTGTTGGAATGACTAGAGAGAAGAAGGGTTTGAAATGAGATTACTAAATGTTTACATAATCTATGGGGGGAGGGTGTTAAGACTTGtaagaaaatatctttgaatTCCTCAGCCATCTTGTTTATACATTAAATCACTCTATAATAAAAGTTTTTCTTAGTACAAATAAATCTCAGTTCTTGCCCCAatttaaaatcaaaagtaaataaTTGTGAGTATCCTCCCATTCCTTCTCCCCAAAAAAGGAAACGTCCttggtatggatttttttttttttttttaagtagtagaGACCAGAGAGTGAGGACATCTGAAGGCCAGATCCAAAAAGAGGCAAAAGTTCTGAAACTGAAGACAAAAATGGTAAGATACGGACATAGTCCTCATAAACccatcccttttctctctttcctaaaGAAAGTTTTTTCCTAAACTCTTTCTGAAAGAAAGGAGTTCTGAAATACTGATCTATCTTCAATAACCCTTTTAGGCTGATAAAGAAAATGTCGGTAGACCTACTGGGATCAAAAGTAATATAACAGTGGAGAAAAACTGTATTCCTTTAAAACCTTCTAATGAATTAACCAATTCAGCTGCAGCAATTGATTCGCCTAATTTTGAGGATAATAATCAAACTCTGCCATCGTTACCCATGAAAGATGACCCCCAGAGTCAACATATGACATTAAGCCAAGCATTTCACATTAAAAACTACAGTAAAAAGAAGCAAGTGACTGTGGACAAACCAAAGCAAGATGCTACCATGCCCAAGAAGCCTGTGCTTGGATCTTATCGTGGCCAAATTGTTCAGTCTAAGATCAATTCATTTAGAAAACCTCTACAAGTCAAAGCTGAGAGTTCTGTAACAACGAAGAAACTTTCAACTACAGACTCTAACGCCACAAAGCCTCAGCCTGTAGACACTGGTGGTGGAACAGTGAAAAGTGACAGGGACTCACATGTGACGACTGCCAAGAAATTTGTGAGCACTGGCACTACATCTCACAGCAGACACCTTGTGCGACCTCCAATTAGAAGTCACCACAGTAATAATACCCAGGACGCCACAAAACGGGACATCAGTAGGATGTCTGCCAATGTCACAATTCGGAAAGGGCCTCGTGAGAAGGAAATATTACAATTAAATACAGTGTCATCTAGTATCAAAACCAGTTCTTCTCAGGACATAAATAAGACACTATCGAGAAGCACGACATCTGAAATGGTAGCCAGGCCTGCTTCATCTTCTAATACGAAGCTGATAGAAAAGTCTAAAGGCATTGATCAGCGCAGACATACCATCGTAAAAGCAACTATTGATAGTCGATGGGCTCGGCCCAAAGAAACTGCAGAGGAGAGAAAGTAAGTAGATTTACTTTTATTAGCTTAACTTTCAGTACAGTATCATTTGTGAATATGGCTTATCATGTTTTGAAAGTTGCAGAATTTTTTTGTGCGTGGATTCTCTTCAGTCGTATACAGATCAATGTAAGCAAATATATTTTGTGGAGCAGGATGTCATAAGTTATCGTGCTTAAGTATGTTTAATTAGGTGGTTTTATGTAATCTAagttaaaatacttaataaaatccGGAAATACAACCTCTCCATTTAGAAATGCATTCTTGGGGTTTTTGAGCATATAATTAACATTGACACGGTCAGTATTTCTTATTCTTCAAGCTGGTGAACCGTGTATGTGCCACTAGTGTAGAACTACTTAAAgatctgaattattttaaaatttttgctctgTTTGATGAATTCCTTCCTCAGTATTACAGTAATGTTTCTGTACCGCTTCTAACTGCAGAGTTCGTCTGAGTGAGTGGAAAGCTGGCAAAGGAAGGGTGCTGAAAAGGCCCCCTAACTCAGCAGTTACCCAGCCTGAGCCTGAAGGACAGAGTGAAAAACTGGTGGAGTCCTTCTGGACTACCATGGCCGAAGAAGATGAACAACGATTGtttactgaaaaaataaacaagacattTTCCGAATGCCTAAACCTGATTAATGAGGTAGTCTTTTATTTGTGTAGTAGTTTATTGTTTGCAAATTACCTTCATAAATACCTCATTAAATTATATTGTCAATTTTTTGACCAATTAACATGTCAAATTAATGTGCAGTGTTATGTAGACTTAAATGTTAATTGTGAGATTGCTTCTCTTTTGCCTTCCTAGACTGCCTTTTCATTGAgttcatataaatatatcaaaggGATAATTAGATTTCTTTACTTGGGTTATAGATACTGCATTCCTCTAAGATGTTCATAAAGTGGGCTGGGGGTGGATATTCACTCTGATACTTCTGTCTTTtatattcattcaacatatttacaaattattttttctactcaTACCATACTTTACCAAAGAATAGCAACACAAATTAGCAAGTCCTTGTTATCAAAGGTTAAACTTAAGTTAATTCAAGTATTTGTAAACAAAATCTCATCAGTCTAAACCAACATCATCATGGTCTTGAACTGTATGATGTTACGATTTGGAGCAGAATCCTATGCAGTATGATAATCAGCTTTGgagtgtgggggttttttttttggtttttgttttttttaatttcctggctTCTCCTTAATCTTACTTTGGTCACTCACTGGTGTCCAAGATCCATAGAAAGACTGAATATACACAGTGTGATTTCAAACCTTTCTCTAGTCTTCATGAGCATCTTTAATCTTGTGGTTCTGATGACCAGTGAAAACTACAGTCAGGGAAACTGATTCTATTCTTATTTCTGCTCAGCTGGGGTTTCTTTAATTTATACTAGGGAATTTTTCTGCCCTATTTAACCATATATAGCTCTTCATCACATAAATCATTACACATTCATTTTAGTCTTACGATCAAAACCtaacaaagataatttttttaaaaatgtttaagcttTTCTCACAAGCATCtggtagatgcaaaaattttaggagttcctgccatgaggcagtgggttaaaggatctggcattgccacagctgaggcatagacatctgtggctcagattcaatccctggcctggaaacttccatatgccgtgaatgtggccataaaattaaaaaaaaaaaaaaatctaagtattaacaaataaaattccaCACTATATAAGAAGATAAACATCAAGACCAAGTAGTgttagtcatttttttaaactaatatttatctcaactagtatttcttttttttctgcctctgacTCTTGACTGATATGCTTCTTATGAGTTATTCAGAATAAGTTAAGACAGTAGGAGGATAACAATGAAtgttttatgaataattttttaccAACCTTTTCTATCACTGATCTTGATTATAGCAAGCTTACCTAACTGTTCATTTTAGCAGGCTAAATGATGTCACACACTTTATTTCTTGCTATTTTAGGGATGTCCAAAAGAAGAGATATTGGCTACACTGAATGACCTGATTAAAAATATCCCAGATGCCCAAAAGCTTGTTAAATATTGGATATGCCTTGCACATATTGAACAACTCACAAGTCCAATTGAAAATATTATCGCAATCTATGAGAAGGCCATTCTGGCAGGAGCTCAGGTGAGATTAAAACTTACTGGTGTTTTATTATTACAGTGTAAATAACTCAGAATTATTTTGGAACACATCACCATATAACTTGATAAAATTGTGGTTGTATATGTAAAAGTAATGAATGTTTAAAGGCTACAAAGTTTGCATATTATAAAGGCTGTTTCTCAACCTTCTAAAACTTCCTCACCTACTAGGGATAATCAGACCTTAGAAAAATGGATATAAGCtggaatatgtattttataaaacatgctgtgagaaatgtatttccttttgaCCAAGTTTCTCAGAAACACATTCTTGGAAATTGTTtacaaagaaacttttaaaaaaacttttcttttcagCCTTTCCTTAAGAAAAGTCTATATCCTTTACTGTCAGCAAGGCCAACAGATCAAATATTCAGCAGTTACTCTCTCTATGGCTATTACGTATAAAACACTTTGCTGAAGAGTAACTATATTTGACTGAATTCcacttggaagaaaatattaggtCCCTGATCCAGTGAACCAGAAGGTAATATTAATTACTTAAGGCAGCTTTGGCACTATAGCTAGAATGCAAAATAAGAGCCAGGTATTCACAGAGAAAGCAGTGGTGTAAAGAGAAAGTTGTGAGACCAGAGGAGAAGGTGGAAAACAAGAATCAAAAATAGCTAAGAAAATTGAAAGCCAGATGGGTGAGTAGTTTAGGACTAAATTCCAGAATTAAGAATATGAGCCTGACCTTCccttttatataatattttgacTATATTACGTTAGCAGGCATTGTGGTTCATAGTAAGCATATCCAACATACAATGGGTGCAATGAGTTCAAGAGATCAATCTTGAACTCTTCAGGaggtcagtggttaacggacccggctagtatccatgagtacacgggttcgatccctggcctcgctaagtgggttaaggacgcagtgttgccatgagctgtggtgtaggttgcagacacggctcggatcctgcgttgctgtggctctggtggaggccagcggctacagctctgattcgacctagcctgggaacctccatatgctaagggtacagccctaaaaagacaaaaagacaaaaaaagtcttGAACTCTTCAGAGGTGCATTTACTTGCatgtgaaacaaaaatataaccaTGGACTTGAATGTAGGAGAAAAGGAATAAACTTCTATAAATTTAATCAGCTCTTTAATAGATAttaatatagtcttttttttttgtctttttgttgttgttgttgttgttgttgctatttcttgggccgctcccacagcatatggaggttcccaggccaggggttgaatcggagctgtagccaccggccttctccagagccacagcaacgcgggatccgagccgcgtctgcaacctacaccacagctcacggcaacgccggatccttaacccactgagcaagggcagggaccgaacccgcaacgtcatggttcctagtcagattcgttaaccactgcgccacgacgggaactccaatatagtcTTAATTTGCTAGTTGCTCCTTCATTTTGTTCCTGTCAGGCAAGCAGTAGTAGTTACCACCGGCTTAAGAAAAAttacagggaggagttcccggagttcccactatggcaccaTGGGTTATtgatccagcttatctctgtggaggcgccagttcgatccccagtctggctcagtggtttaaggatctgatgtgctgcagctgtggtgtgggttgcagctctggctcagattggatccttggactgggactttccatatgctgcaggcatggccaaaaaagaaaagagaaattatgggGAAAATGTTTAAACTGAtggaattcagagttcccgtcgtggctcagtggttaatgaatctgactaggaaccatgagtttgcgggtttaatccctggccttgctcaatgagttaaggatccattgttgctgttgctgtggcgtaggccagcggcaacatctcggattagacccctagcctaggaacctccatatgtcgagggtatggccctaaaaagacaatagacagaaaaaaaaaaaaaaaaggctatgaaCTGATGGAATTCTATCCCTTAAGTTCGCTTTTACTTGGAAAAGACAGTTTTTCAATTCTGAATGCAAAATAAGAGTTCTGGGGAAAATGGTCCAAGATTCActactttgttttaaaacatgaaatttaatCACTGGTTTTAAATTTTCAACTTGGACAGCCTAGTTAATATCAGGGAATATAAAACTTACATGGGTCtgctttcttcattaaaaaaaactagcCTATTGAAGAAATGCGACATGCAATTGTTGAAATTCTGAcaaagaagagccaagaaaaagtgaaatttggTAAGTTAGTTTCTTGTTTCCTTCAaatgaatgtgattttaaaaagtttctttgctgaattatcttttatctttttaaactttttaatatttgtttctttcctcatACTTCTGTTGACTTACTTCTCAAATTCATTGGCTTTACGTaggataaataatttaattaggcGATCTGGTTCaaaacccccaattttttttatttatatatatatataatgatttttatttttttccaccataGCTGGTTTATACTGTTCTGTCGAAACTTGTTACCATGTGTCTGTGAAAATTACCTTATCTCTCTGGGCCTTAATTTCCTGTCTTAAAAATAAGGCACTTTGATTagatgatctgtttctgtttacgGTTGCTGTTAATATGCCCCAGTTGAACATACAGAAAATATATTGACCTGATCTTACTACCTATGTTTAATGAAGGAGCTTAAGAGAGAAGTCagggagacagaaggaaaaaccAAGAAAGACTAGTATACCACacaccaaaggagaaaggtttaAGACTAACCCCACCCATTGAAATGGGTGAAAAGAATCAAAGGATACACACTAccagtgtaaaataaataagtccggGGAATGTAAGGTACAACATGGTGTCTGTAGTTAGTCATACTGTATTGCGTGtctgaaagttgctgagagtcaatcttaaaagtcctcattataagaaaaaaaaattgtaactatatgATGGGGACAGATGTTATCATTTCACAACacattgtggtcatcatttcacgATACATACAAACATCACATCATGTTGTACaccggagttcccgctgtggcgcagcaatgggattggtggtgtatTGGGAcacagtttgatccccagcccagcacagtgggttaagggtccattgttgctgcagctgtggtgtaggtcgagactGCAACTctgatcggatccctggcctgggaactgcatatgctgcaggatggccaaaaagaaaaaggaaaaaatatgttatatttctaaagctaataggagttcccgtcgtggctcagtggttaatgaatccaactaggaaccatgaggttgcgggttcaatccctggccttgctcagtgggttaaggatccggcgttgccgtgagctgtagtgtaggttgcagacgcagctcggaccccgcattgctgtggctgtggtgggtccgatttgacccctagcctgggaacctccatgtgccgcaggtgcggtcctaaaaagacaaaaagacaaaaacaaaacaaaacaaaaaacctccaaaaatttCCTAATAATCAAATCCTGAGGTCTTTTCAGCTCAGTGGATTTACCAGGATGTCTCCCAAGTATTTCACAtctaacatattttcttttgaacCCTTTGTCTTCCCTTACTGCTTCCTGATACCATCTCTTCCTCccgccaaaaaagaaagaacaaccaaaaaaatcatcTTCTGTCATTAAAGACTCATAAGCAAGAAATTTTAGAAGGAACGCCCCCAGTACACATGCACACCCAGCTCGTACATTCATTCAAGGCCTGACTCGGGATTAACACTCAGCCTGGGCCCTTCCTCTCGCTGTCTCCTCTACCGCCTTGCTCAGACTATTCTAACAGCTTTGTCTTCCTACCATCACAGGTCATTGCTTTCGCTTCCCATTCTGTACAGTGACCAGATCTAATTGTATCTCTCtctccagtgaatttttttttgtcaaaacatCCTACCGATCTGATCTCATCACCTTCTTCCTACATTCCCACTTTATTCTTTACCCTATATTCAAAGTGCACTGGCCCTTTAATGTCTTAAATAGATAACTTCCTTTTAAGCCTTATCCCAAGATGGTCTTCCTTGTTCTTCTCAAGCCCTCATTTCTCAAGAACCCTCCTAAACATTTGTGAGGCCTTCCTTTGCCATCTTCCTGTCCTTCAAGCAAAGACAGGTACTTCTTTTGAGGGGTTCCCATAATCATAACCTTTTGCTTTTACCTCAGTTATAGCATTTCCCtcgttttataattattttaaagcatgttTCTTCCATGgagtatgaactttttttttttccttcatttttggccaccctgcagcatatggagttccctggccagggatcagatccgagctgcagtcacGACCTaagtcatagctgcagcaatgccagatctgtgacccactgtgacaggctggggatagaacctgcatcccagcacctcccaagacgccaccaatcctgatgtgccacagtgggaactctggcatgCGAACTTCTTAAAGGACTGGGATGATTTCCTTCCTATATTTGTACCTATAATCCCTGACACATAGGAGATagatagtaggtctttgttaaatAATTGTCAGCAGTATTTGCATCGGAAAAGTAATGGTTAGGAGTTGGCAGTTTGGTTCTTTTATTTTGAGAATCTAGCCAACTATAAATAACTGTCTTCTGGTTCTCTAAATCTGTTGTTATAGGAGAAAAAATTGAGGAGTCCTCTGCAACTAAGGAACAAATCCAAGAAGTCAACGTTGATGACACAGGTATTAATCTAGAGGCAGAAAAAACGGAAGTGGACAATAAGCATCCTAGAAATGTGATATTTCAAGATTGTGAAAGACAGCAAGATGACAAAACAAAAGATCCAGCCAATGATGTTAAAACCCCCAATACAGAAAGTGGAGCTGGTTGCTTAATTAAATATAATGTGTCTACTACGCCATACTTGCAGaggtaaacttttaaaatgtaatatgctGTGATATGTTTTTATGCTTAGGGATAATATATATGGCATTTTGAAATCTTTAAGATAGCTTCCAATTAGAACTGTTTGTTAAtagaaagatttcaaataaatCAAATGTCATTGGaacattttgccttttaaatactATATTTGCATCATTTTCCTTTAATCTCTGTCTTACTGATCACCGTG is a genomic window of Phacochoerus africanus isolate WHEZ1 chromosome 13, ROS_Pafr_v1, whole genome shotgun sequence containing:
- the CKAP2 gene encoding cytoskeleton-associated protein 2 isoform X1, which translates into the protein MSTLAVPQDLQLPPSQRAQSGFREQRREKLKEYLLKRKTAFALKQENQILSSSRDQRVRTSEGQIQKEAKVLKLKTKMADKENVGRPTGIKSNITVEKNCIPLKPSNELTNSAAAIDSPNFEDNNQTLPSLPMKDDPQSQHMTLSQAFHIKNYSKKKQVTVDKPKQDATMPKKPVLGSYRGQIVQSKINSFRKPLQVKAESSVTTKKLSTTDSNATKPQPVDTGGGTVKSDRDSHVTTAKKFVSTGTTSHSRHLVRPPIRSHHSNNTQDATKRDISRMSANVTIRKGPREKEILQLNTVSSSIKTSSSQDINKTLSRSTTSEMVARPASSSNTKLIEKSKGIDQRRHTIVKATIDSRWARPKETAEERKVRLSEWKAGKGRVLKRPPNSAVTQPEPEGQSEKLVESFWTTMAEEDEQRLFTEKINKTFSECLNLINEGCPKEEILATLNDLIKNIPDAQKLVKYWICLAHIEQLTSPIENIIAIYEKAILAGAQPIEEMRHAIVEILTKKSQEKVKFGEKIEESSATKEQIQEVNVDDTGINLEAEKTEVDNKHPRNVIFQDCERQQDDKTKDPANDVKTPNTESGAGCLIKYNVSTTPYLQSLKKKMQFDETNSAFKELKFLTPVRRSRRLQEKTSKLPDMLKDHYPCVSSLEQLTELGSETDAFVCRPNSALCPMYSEAVAEK
- the CKAP2 gene encoding cytoskeleton-associated protein 2 isoform X2, which produces MSTLAVPQDLQLPPSQRAQSGFREQRREKLKEYLLKRKTAFALKQENQILSSRDQRVRTSEGQIQKEAKVLKLKTKMADKENVGRPTGIKSNITVEKNCIPLKPSNELTNSAAAIDSPNFEDNNQTLPSLPMKDDPQSQHMTLSQAFHIKNYSKKKQVTVDKPKQDATMPKKPVLGSYRGQIVQSKINSFRKPLQVKAESSVTTKKLSTTDSNATKPQPVDTGGGTVKSDRDSHVTTAKKFVSTGTTSHSRHLVRPPIRSHHSNNTQDATKRDISRMSANVTIRKGPREKEILQLNTVSSSIKTSSSQDINKTLSRSTTSEMVARPASSSNTKLIEKSKGIDQRRHTIVKATIDSRWARPKETAEERKVRLSEWKAGKGRVLKRPPNSAVTQPEPEGQSEKLVESFWTTMAEEDEQRLFTEKINKTFSECLNLINEGCPKEEILATLNDLIKNIPDAQKLVKYWICLAHIEQLTSPIENIIAIYEKAILAGAQPIEEMRHAIVEILTKKSQEKVKFGEKIEESSATKEQIQEVNVDDTGINLEAEKTEVDNKHPRNVIFQDCERQQDDKTKDPANDVKTPNTESGAGCLIKYNVSTTPYLQSLKKKMQFDETNSAFKELKFLTPVRRSRRLQEKTSKLPDMLKDHYPCVSSLEQLTELGSETDAFVCRPNSALCPMYSEAVAEK